A stretch of the Tannerella serpentiformis genome encodes the following:
- a CDS encoding DUF6261 family protein, with the protein MKKTVEIRKPGMSKLDNSLHVQFHSLAYGLVKGADITKLGIPNELMVEWDGNKSIETDITKVSQISAETRLMQEKDGERDGLLTYIMGTIRNAQFLPDKDIVEAAIRIAAVVKPYNGMQNEGFDRETADIRGLVADLKKTENAADIAKLGLTPMLTKLETTNQEFDDLYTKRMTSDTGAKLPLSSKIRPETDAIYDRVILILQWNYLNGATPIDPEVIATLAENLCKLADRIDADYNRSLAQKKAAAKKKPKEPKQPKEPKQPKDPKTPDQPKDPKQPETPQPPKPDGEKPKDPKKPGGDGNPDITLPEE; encoded by the coding sequence ATGAAAAAGACAGTAGAGATCAGGAAGCCGGGAATGAGCAAATTGGACAATTCCCTGCATGTGCAATTTCACAGCTTAGCCTATGGCCTGGTTAAGGGTGCCGACATCACCAAACTGGGCATCCCGAACGAGCTGATGGTCGAGTGGGACGGCAATAAGAGTATCGAGACGGACATCACCAAGGTCTCGCAAATAAGCGCTGAGACAAGGTTGATGCAGGAGAAAGATGGGGAACGCGATGGGCTGTTGACTTACATCATGGGCACCATTCGCAATGCCCAGTTCCTGCCTGATAAGGACATCGTAGAGGCTGCGATTCGTATTGCGGCAGTAGTCAAACCGTACAACGGGATGCAGAACGAAGGCTTCGATCGTGAAACGGCGGACATCAGGGGGCTGGTGGCCGACCTGAAAAAGACGGAGAACGCAGCAGATATAGCCAAGCTCGGACTCACGCCGATGCTCACAAAACTGGAAACGACGAACCAAGAGTTCGACGACTTATACACGAAGCGCATGACGTCTGACACGGGTGCGAAACTTCCACTTTCCAGCAAGATCCGCCCCGAAACAGATGCCATCTACGACCGCGTAATCCTCATCCTACAGTGGAACTATCTCAATGGTGCTACGCCGATCGACCCCGAGGTTATCGCTACGTTGGCTGAGAACCTTTGCAAGCTGGCCGATCGTATCGATGCCGATTATAATCGGAGCCTTGCTCAGAAGAAGGCTGCTGCAAAGAAGAAGCCCAAGGAACCTAAGCAACCGAAAGAGCCTAAGCAACCCAAGGACCCCAAGACGCCCGATCAGCCGAAGGATCCGAAGCAGCCGGAGACGCCTCAGCCACCGAAACCGGATGGCGAGAAACCGAAGGATCCGAAGAAACCGGGTGGCGACGGTAATCCTGACATCACGTTGCCGGAGGAATAG